In Streptomyces violaceusniger Tu 4113, one DNA window encodes the following:
- a CDS encoding DUF5941 domain-containing protein translates to MSTAILTGAPVAGSSLEDGLRSLGFDVRTATDAAAVTAELTTVPAHERVALVDPRFVGHVHALRLALTDPRFPAAAVRGALGVQPEARTALIRAVTATAATARTYGNGGGAPTAAPAQALGSAESLEREAAPTVVPATVPDRASEAQPLFGSAPGPGAEARGGDADLPGAAVASGAADRADAVMRAPDAAHASGEYAESRSRTRPSGAATALGATDSPTAAAPGEATHGASPDRAAAAGVHADAVAPGPATRAGETVGAGHAADGFAAPSRSVAVEAAMHGVADAHSSVDDLAAALDAEGVAVHRPELGVLVADVPADAEARAAACDAVAAVDDERVRLRSAVKARDGFFTTYCISPYSRYIARWCARRGLTPNQVTTASLLTALIAAACAATGTRPGFVSAGVLLIASFVLDCTDGQLARYSLQYSTLGAWLDATFDRAKEYAYYAGLALGAARADGGSGGDDVWALALGAMVLQTCRHVVDFAFNEANHDATGNTSPTAALSGRLDSVGWTVWVRRMIVLPIGERWAMIAVLTAVTTPRITFYVLLIGCALAACYTTAGRVLRSLTRRAKRTDRAAHALAELADSGPPAELVAKAAPRKASSYLAPLSAALGAAAVLAGTAAADFGSWVPVGCAVLYAVLAGVAVAAPLKGPLDWLVPPLFRAAEYGTILILAAYAEVNGALPAAFGLVAAVAYHHYDTVYRIRGGTGAPPRRLVRAIGGHEGRTVVVTAAAALLHHQNQGFTIALTALAAVIALAVLIESIRFWVSSGAPAVHDETGEPA, encoded by the coding sequence CTGTCGACCGCGATTCTCACCGGTGCGCCGGTCGCCGGCTCGTCCCTCGAGGACGGTCTGCGATCGCTGGGCTTCGACGTGCGTACGGCGACCGACGCCGCCGCGGTCACGGCGGAGCTCACCACCGTCCCGGCGCATGAACGGGTGGCCCTCGTGGACCCCCGCTTCGTCGGCCATGTCCATGCCCTGCGGCTGGCCCTCACCGACCCCCGCTTCCCCGCTGCCGCGGTGCGCGGCGCGCTCGGCGTCCAGCCCGAAGCCCGTACGGCGCTGATCCGCGCGGTGACGGCTACGGCCGCCACCGCGCGGACCTACGGGAACGGAGGTGGGGCGCCCACCGCCGCCCCCGCTCAGGCCCTCGGCTCCGCCGAGAGCCTGGAGCGCGAGGCCGCGCCAACAGTGGTGCCCGCCACCGTGCCCGACCGGGCGAGCGAGGCGCAGCCGCTCTTCGGCTCGGCCCCGGGCCCCGGCGCGGAGGCCAGGGGCGGCGACGCGGACCTGCCCGGAGCGGCCGTGGCTTCGGGGGCCGCCGATCGGGCGGACGCCGTCATGCGTGCGCCCGACGCGGCACACGCGTCGGGCGAGTACGCCGAAAGCCGGAGCCGGACGCGGCCGTCCGGAGCCGCCACCGCCCTCGGCGCCACCGACTCGCCCACTGCCGCCGCACCCGGCGAGGCCACGCACGGGGCCTCGCCGGACCGCGCCGCCGCCGCAGGCGTACACGCGGACGCCGTGGCTCCCGGGCCCGCCACGCGGGCCGGTGAGACGGTCGGCGCAGGGCATGCCGCCGACGGCTTCGCCGCACCGTCGCGGTCCGTGGCCGTGGAGGCGGCCATGCACGGTGTCGCCGACGCCCACTCCAGCGTGGACGACCTCGCCGCCGCCCTCGACGCCGAAGGCGTCGCCGTCCACCGCCCCGAGCTCGGTGTGCTCGTGGCCGACGTACCCGCGGACGCCGAGGCGCGGGCCGCGGCGTGCGACGCCGTGGCCGCGGTGGACGACGAGCGGGTGCGGCTGCGGTCCGCCGTGAAGGCGCGGGACGGCTTCTTCACGACGTACTGCATCAGCCCGTACTCCCGCTACATCGCCCGTTGGTGCGCCCGGCGCGGGCTGACCCCCAATCAGGTCACCACCGCCTCCCTCCTCACCGCCCTCATCGCGGCGGCCTGCGCCGCCACCGGCACCCGGCCCGGGTTCGTCTCGGCCGGTGTGCTGCTGATCGCCTCGTTCGTGCTCGACTGCACCGACGGACAGCTCGCCCGCTACTCGCTGCAGTACTCCACGCTCGGCGCCTGGCTGGACGCCACCTTCGACCGGGCCAAGGAGTACGCGTACTACGCGGGCCTCGCCCTCGGTGCCGCCCGCGCCGACGGCGGCAGCGGCGGTGATGACGTATGGGCGCTCGCGCTCGGCGCGATGGTGCTCCAGACCTGCCGCCATGTCGTGGACTTCGCCTTCAACGAGGCCAACCACGACGCCACCGGCAACACCAGCCCCACCGCCGCCCTCTCCGGCCGCCTCGACAGCGTCGGCTGGACGGTCTGGGTGCGCCGCATGATCGTGCTGCCGATCGGTGAGCGCTGGGCGATGATCGCCGTGCTGACCGCGGTCACCACGCCCCGTATCACCTTCTATGTGCTGCTCATCGGCTGTGCGCTGGCCGCCTGCTACACCACCGCCGGCCGGGTGCTGCGCTCGCTGACCCGCCGCGCGAAGCGCACGGACCGGGCCGCCCACGCCCTCGCCGAGCTCGCGGACTCCGGTCCGCCGGCCGAGCTGGTCGCCAAGGCCGCGCCCCGCAAGGCGAGTTCGTACCTCGCCCCGCTCTCGGCCGCCCTCGGTGCCGCCGCCGTCCTGGCCGGCACCGCGGCCGCCGATTTCGGCTCCTGGGTGCCCGTCGGATGCGCCGTGCTCTACGCGGTCCTCGCGGGCGTCGCCGTCGCCGCGCCCCTCAAGGGCCCCCTCGACTGGCTCGTGCCGCCACTCTTCCGCGCCGCCGAATACGGGACCATCCTGATCCTGGCGGCTTACGCGGAGGTGAACGGCGCTTTGCCCGCTGCTTTCGGGCTGGTTGCGGCAGTCGCCTACCATCACTACGACACGGTGTACCGCATCCGCGGCGGCACGGGGGCACCCCCGCGCCGGCTGGTGCGGGCGATCGGCGGGCACGAGGGGCGGACGGTGGTGGTCACGGCCGCCGCTGCCCTGCTGCACCACCAGAACCAAGGTTTCACCATCGCGTTGACTGCTTTGGCGGCGGTCATCGCGCTGGCGGTGCTCATCGAGAGCATCCGCTTCTGGGTGTCCTCAGGAGCACCCGCCGTACACGACGAAACAGGAGAACCCGCATGA
- a CDS encoding sugar phosphate nucleotidyltransferase encodes MIGLVLAAGAGRRLRPYTDTLPKALVPVGPEGKEGEPTVLDLTLGNFAEIGLTEVAIVVGYRKEAVYERKEALEQKYGLKLTLIDNDKAEEWNNAYSLWCARDAIQHTVILANGDTVHPVSVEKTLLAARGNGQKIILALDTVKQLADEEMKVVADPDKGVQKITKLMDPAEATGEYIGVTLIEGEAAADLADALKATFERDPDLYYEDGYQELVNRGFKVDVAPIGDVKWVEIDNHDDLAKGRDIACQY; translated from the coding sequence ATGATCGGCCTCGTGCTCGCGGCCGGCGCCGGACGGCGTCTGCGCCCCTACACCGACACGCTTCCCAAGGCCCTGGTGCCAGTGGGACCCGAGGGGAAGGAAGGCGAGCCCACCGTCCTGGACCTGACCCTCGGCAACTTCGCGGAGATCGGTCTGACCGAGGTCGCCATCGTCGTCGGCTACCGCAAGGAGGCCGTGTACGAGCGCAAGGAGGCCCTGGAGCAGAAGTACGGCCTCAAGCTCACGCTGATCGACAACGACAAGGCCGAGGAGTGGAACAACGCCTACTCCCTCTGGTGCGCCCGTGACGCGATCCAGCACACCGTGATCCTCGCCAACGGCGACACCGTGCACCCGGTCTCCGTCGAGAAGACTCTGCTGGCCGCGCGCGGCAACGGCCAGAAGATCATCCTGGCCCTGGACACGGTCAAGCAGCTCGCCGACGAGGAGATGAAGGTCGTCGCCGACCCCGACAAGGGCGTCCAGAAGATCACCAAGCTGATGGACCCGGCCGAGGCGACCGGTGAGTACATCGGCGTCACCCTCATCGAGGGGGAGGCCGCCGCCGATCTCGCGGACGCGCTGAAGGCCACCTTCGAGCGCGACCCCGACCTCTACTACGAGGACGGCTACCAGGAGCTGGTCAACCGCGGCTTCAAGGTCGACGTGGCTCCGATCGGCGACGTCAAGTGGGTCGAGATCGACAACCACGACGATCTGGCGAAGGGCCGTGACATCGCGTGCCAGTACTGA
- a CDS encoding iron-containing alcohol dehydrogenase family protein, which yields MPVLTRLIPSPLVVDIRAGALDDLAGVLADQRISSSGKLAIAISGGSGALLRERLSPALPGASWYEVGGGTLDDAIELADAMKSGHYDAVVGLGGGKIIDCAKFAAARIGLPLVAVATNLSHDGLCSPVATLDNDAGRGSYGVPNPIAVVIDLDVIREAPVRFVRSGIGDALSNISAVADWELSHRETGEQIDGLAAAMARQAGEAVLRHPGGVGDDGFLQVLAEGLVLTGISMSVAGDSRPASGACHEINHAFDLLFPKRAASHGEQCGLAAAFAMRLRGAHEESEHMAEVLHRHGLPVLPEEIGFTVDEFVQVVEFAPKTRPGRYTIIEHLDLSTDAIRDAYADYAKAVSQAISG from the coding sequence GTGCCAGTACTGACGAGGCTCATCCCCTCGCCGCTCGTCGTCGACATCCGCGCGGGCGCCCTGGACGATCTCGCGGGGGTCCTCGCCGACCAGCGGATCTCCTCCTCCGGCAAGCTGGCCATCGCCATCAGCGGCGGCTCCGGTGCCCTGCTGCGCGAGCGGCTGTCACCGGCGCTGCCGGGCGCGAGCTGGTACGAGGTCGGCGGCGGCACGCTGGATGACGCGATCGAGCTCGCCGACGCCATGAAGTCGGGGCACTACGACGCGGTCGTGGGGCTGGGCGGCGGAAAGATCATCGACTGTGCGAAGTTCGCCGCGGCGCGCATCGGCCTTCCGCTGGTCGCCGTCGCCACCAACCTCTCGCACGACGGTCTGTGCTCGCCGGTCGCGACCCTCGACAACGACGCCGGACGCGGCTCGTACGGGGTGCCCAACCCGATCGCGGTGGTCATCGACCTCGATGTGATCCGTGAGGCGCCGGTCCGCTTCGTCCGCTCCGGTATCGGCGACGCCCTGTCCAATATCTCCGCGGTCGCCGACTGGGAGCTGTCCCACCGCGAGACCGGCGAGCAGATCGACGGCCTCGCGGCCGCGATGGCGCGCCAGGCGGGCGAGGCCGTGCTGCGCCACCCCGGCGGGGTCGGCGACGACGGCTTCCTCCAGGTGCTGGCCGAGGGACTGGTGCTCACCGGCATCTCCATGTCGGTCGCGGGGGACTCCCGCCCGGCCTCCGGTGCCTGCCACGAGATCAACCACGCCTTCGACCTCCTCTTCCCCAAGCGGGCCGCCAGCCACGGCGAGCAGTGCGGCCTGGCCGCCGCCTTCGCGATGCGGCTGCGCGGGGCGCACGAGGAGTCGGAACACATGGCCGAGGTGCTGCACCGGCACGGTCTGCCCGTGCTGCCCGAGGAGATCGGCTTCACCGTGGACGAGTTCGTCCAGGTCGTGGAGTTCGCTCCGAAGACGCGCCCCGGCCGCTACACGATCATCGAGCACCTCGACCTCTCAACCGACGCGATCAGGGACGCATACGCCGACTATGCCAAAGCAGTCAGTCAAGCCATCAGTGGCTGA
- a CDS encoding CDP-alcohol phosphatidyltransferase family protein — protein MPKQSVKPSVAELRPVVHPAGVKDRRSGEHWAGRLYMREISLRCDRHLVNTRVTPNQLTYLMTVFGALAAPALLVPGIAGAVLGVLMVQLYLLLDCVDGEIARWKKQFSLGGVYLDRVGAYLCDAAVLVGFGLRAADLWGSGRIDWLWAFLGTLAALGAILIKAETDLVGVARHQGGLPPVKEAAAEPRSSGVALARRAAAALKFHRLVLGVEASLLILVVAIVDQVRGDLFFTRLGVAVLAGIALLQTLLHLVSILASSRLK, from the coding sequence ATGCCAAAGCAGTCAGTCAAGCCATCAGTGGCTGAACTCCGCCCGGTCGTCCACCCCGCAGGGGTCAAGGACCGGCGGAGCGGTGAGCACTGGGCCGGGCGCCTCTACATGCGGGAAATCTCGCTGCGCTGCGACCGGCACCTGGTGAACACCCGGGTCACGCCCAACCAGCTCACGTATCTGATGACCGTCTTCGGCGCCCTCGCCGCCCCGGCCCTGCTGGTGCCGGGGATCGCGGGTGCCGTGCTCGGGGTGCTGATGGTCCAGCTCTACCTGCTGCTGGACTGCGTCGACGGCGAGATAGCCCGCTGGAAGAAGCAGTTCTCGCTGGGCGGGGTGTATCTGGACCGGGTCGGCGCCTACCTGTGCGACGCCGCGGTGCTCGTCGGCTTCGGTCTGCGCGCCGCCGACCTGTGGGGCTCCGGGCGGATCGACTGGCTGTGGGCGTTCCTCGGCACCCTCGCCGCGCTCGGTGCCATCCTGATCAAGGCCGAGACCGACCTCGTCGGGGTCGCCCGGCACCAGGGCGGTCTGCCGCCGGTCAAGGAGGCGGCCGCCGAGCCGCGCTCGTCCGGTGTGGCGCTGGCCCGCAGGGCGGCCGCGGCGCTGAAGTTCCACCGGCTGGTCCTCGGGGTCGAGGCGTCGCTGCTCATCCTCGTGGTGGCGATCGTGGACCAGGTGCGCGGGGACCTGTTCTTCACCCGGCTGGGCGTTGCCGTACTGGCCGGTATCGCCCTGCTGCAAACCCTTCTTCACCTCGTGTCCATCCTCGCGTCGAGCAGGCTCAAGTGA
- a CDS encoding glycosyltransferase family 2 protein, with the protein MKVGAVVLTMGNRPEELRELLDSVAKQDGDPVEVVVVGNGSPLPALPEGVRTIELPENVGIPAGRNVGIEAFGPGGSDVDVLLFLDDDGLLPGTDTAELCRRAFADDPELGIISFRIADPDTGVTQRRHVPRLRASDPLRSSRVTTFLGGANAVRTTVFEQVGGLPDDFFYAHEETDLAWRALDAGWMIDYRSDMVLHHPTTAPSRHAVYHRMVARNRVWLARRNLPAPLVPVYLGVWLLLTLARRPSKTALRAWFGGFREGWKTPCGPRRPMKWRTVWRLTRLGRPPVI; encoded by the coding sequence ATGAAGGTCGGAGCGGTCGTCCTCACGATGGGCAATCGCCCCGAGGAACTGCGCGAACTCCTCGACTCGGTCGCCAAGCAGGACGGCGACCCGGTCGAGGTGGTCGTCGTGGGCAACGGTTCGCCGCTGCCCGCGCTCCCCGAGGGCGTACGGACCATCGAGCTGCCCGAGAACGTGGGCATCCCGGCGGGCCGCAATGTCGGCATCGAGGCGTTCGGACCCGGCGGCTCGGACGTCGACGTACTGCTCTTCCTCGACGACGACGGGCTGCTGCCGGGCACCGACACGGCCGAGCTGTGCCGCCGGGCGTTCGCCGACGATCCGGAGCTGGGCATCATCTCGTTCCGCATCGCCGACCCCGACACCGGCGTCACCCAGCGTCGCCATGTGCCCCGGCTGCGTGCCTCCGACCCGCTGCGCTCCTCCCGGGTGACCACCTTCCTGGGGGGCGCCAACGCGGTCCGTACCACGGTGTTCGAGCAGGTCGGAGGGTTGCCCGACGACTTCTTCTACGCGCATGAGGAGACCGATCTGGCCTGGCGGGCGCTGGACGCCGGCTGGATGATCGATTACCGGTCGGACATGGTGCTGCACCATCCGACCACCGCGCCGAGCAGGCACGCGGTCTACCACCGGATGGTGGCCCGCAACCGGGTCTGGCTGGCCCGGCGTAACCTTCCTGCGCCGCTCGTGCCCGTCTATCTGGGCGTCTGGCTGCTGCTCACGCTGGCCAGGCGTCCGTCGAAAACCGCACTTCGGGCGTGGTTCGGGGGCTTCCGGGAGGGCTGGAAGACACCGTGTGGTCCACGCCGACCTATGAAGTGGCGTACGGTATGGCGCCTGACCCGACTGGGCCGACCTCCTGTCATCTGA
- a CDS encoding ABC transporter permease: MSETTHDGAVAVSAPPSADDGLSPAELAAKYGLSVSGARVGLGEYIRLMWGRRHFILAFSSAKLTAQYSQAKLGQVWQVATPLLNAAVYFFIFGLLLKSSRGMENDVYIPFLVTGVFVFTFTQASAMAGVRAISGNLGLVRALHFPRASLPISFSLQQLQQLLFSMIVLVIVLVGFGHYPSFAWLLIIPTLALQFVFNTGLSLIMARMGAKTPDLAQLLPFILRTWMYASGVMFPLARTLQHAGASKWMSDAMLGNPAAVYMDLMRYALIDDYTSANLPPHVWALALGWAVLFGAGGFVYFWKAEEQYGRG, from the coding sequence GTGAGCGAGACTACGCACGACGGTGCGGTAGCCGTGAGTGCCCCGCCGTCAGCCGACGACGGCCTGTCCCCGGCCGAGCTGGCAGCGAAGTACGGGCTGTCGGTGAGCGGCGCCCGGGTGGGCCTTGGTGAGTACATCCGCCTGATGTGGGGCAGGCGTCACTTCATCCTGGCCTTCTCGTCGGCCAAGCTCACCGCCCAGTACAGCCAGGCGAAGCTGGGCCAGGTGTGGCAGGTGGCGACCCCGTTGCTCAATGCGGCGGTGTACTTCTTCATCTTCGGCCTGCTGCTGAAGAGCAGTCGCGGTATGGAGAACGACGTGTACATCCCGTTCCTGGTGACGGGTGTGTTCGTCTTCACCTTCACCCAGGCATCGGCCATGGCGGGTGTACGGGCGATCTCCGGAAACCTCGGGCTGGTGCGGGCGCTGCACTTCCCCCGCGCCTCGCTCCCCATCTCGTTCTCGCTCCAGCAGCTCCAGCAGCTCCTCTTCTCGATGATCGTGCTGGTCATCGTGCTGGTGGGCTTCGGCCACTACCCGTCCTTCGCCTGGCTGCTGATCATTCCCACGCTGGCGCTGCAGTTCGTCTTCAACACCGGCCTTTCGCTGATCATGGCCCGGATGGGCGCCAAAACCCCGGACCTCGCCCAGTTGCTGCCGTTCATTCTCCGCACCTGGATGTACGCGTCCGGCGTGATGTTCCCCCTCGCCCGTACGCTCCAGCACGCGGGGGCGAGCAAGTGGATGTCGGACGCCATGCTGGGGAACCCGGCGGCGGTCTACATGGACCTGATGCGGTACGCGCTGATCGACGACTACACCTCGGCGAACCTGCCGCCGCACGTCTGGGCGCTGGCCCTGGGCTGGGCGGTTCTCTTCGGCGCCGGAGGCTTTGTGTACTTCTGGAAGGCAGAGGAGCAGTACGGCCGTGGCTGA
- a CDS encoding ABC transporter ATP-binding protein has protein sequence MAERTLDKTAEAAKAEQTAQAAPAPSREPTVVADDVHIVYRVNGGPKGRGSATAALSRIMRRKGSPGMREVHAVRGVTFVAYKGESIGLIGSNGSGKSTLLKAVAGLLPTERGSVYTDGQPSLLGVNAALMNDLTGERNVILGGLAMGMSREQVRERYQDIVDFSGINEKGDFITLPMRTYSSGMAARLRFSIAAAKDHDVLMIDEALATGDRKFQKRSEARIRELRQEAGTVFLVSHNNKSIRDTCDRVLWLEKGELLMDGPTDEVIKAYEKETGK, from the coding sequence GTGGCTGAGCGAACCCTGGACAAGACTGCCGAGGCTGCCAAGGCGGAGCAGACCGCCCAGGCGGCTCCCGCACCGTCGCGGGAGCCCACCGTCGTCGCCGACGACGTGCATATCGTCTACCGCGTCAATGGCGGCCCCAAGGGGCGCGGCAGCGCCACCGCAGCGCTGAGCCGCATCATGCGCCGCAAGGGCTCCCCCGGTATGCGCGAGGTGCACGCCGTGCGCGGGGTCACCTTCGTGGCGTACAAGGGCGAGTCGATCGGCCTGATCGGGTCCAATGGCTCCGGTAAGTCGACCCTGCTCAAGGCCGTGGCGGGGCTGCTGCCCACCGAGCGTGGCAGCGTCTACACCGATGGCCAGCCGTCGCTGCTCGGTGTGAACGCGGCGCTGATGAACGACCTCACCGGTGAGCGGAACGTCATCCTCGGCGGTCTGGCCATGGGCATGTCGCGTGAGCAGGTCCGGGAGCGCTACCAGGACATCGTGGACTTCTCGGGCATCAACGAGAAGGGCGACTTCATCACCCTGCCGATGCGCACGTACTCCTCCGGTATGGCGGCCCGGCTGCGCTTCTCCATCGCCGCGGCCAAGGACCACGATGTGCTGATGATCGACGAGGCGCTGGCCACCGGCGACCGGAAGTTCCAGAAGCGCTCCGAGGCCCGTATCCGCGAGCTCCGCCAGGAGGCCGGCACGGTCTTCCTCGTCAGCCACAACAACAAGTCGATCCGGGACACCTGTGACCGGGTGCTGTGGCTGGAGAAGGGCGAGCTGCTGATGGACGGCCCGACCGACGAGGTCATCAAGGCGTACGAGAAGGAGACCGGCAAGTAG
- a CDS encoding IclR family transcriptional regulator yields MAKNGAVGGSSHAERVFRVQRAFTQLGGRAHGPGALARAAELDDSTVYRILQSGVHQGIFVREGRGLYRLGSAAPQLGLKALAHSPAPEAAHALLEALRRATGGLAFLYLLAPFGGAHRQCADMAVGDSDLTELGMTPRAVQTVEHSLRVGAAGRAILAYLPETIQSEVLDRPVPAEAGPGAFRDDARLLASLDRIRTRGYALGHEECAAGWNECAAPVTWDGLVMGSVLVMKPKQVMTRCPVTVIGAVEQTAAALADLGRGSPAEPDENDSRLK; encoded by the coding sequence GTGGCCAAGAACGGGGCCGTGGGCGGAAGCAGCCATGCCGAGAGGGTGTTCCGCGTGCAGCGGGCCTTCACCCAGCTCGGCGGACGGGCCCATGGGCCCGGGGCGCTGGCCAGAGCGGCGGAGCTGGACGATTCGACCGTCTACCGGATTCTGCAGTCCGGGGTGCATCAGGGCATCTTCGTCCGCGAGGGCCGGGGGCTGTACCGGCTGGGCTCGGCGGCCCCGCAGCTCGGCCTGAAGGCGCTGGCCCACTCGCCCGCGCCGGAGGCCGCCCATGCTCTGCTGGAGGCGCTGCGCCGGGCCACCGGGGGGCTGGCCTTCCTCTATCTGCTGGCGCCGTTCGGCGGCGCCCACCGGCAGTGCGCCGATATGGCCGTGGGCGATTCCGATCTGACGGAGCTGGGGATGACGCCCCGTGCGGTGCAGACCGTCGAGCACTCGCTGCGGGTGGGCGCCGCGGGGCGGGCGATCCTGGCGTATCTGCCGGAGACGATCCAGTCGGAGGTGCTGGACCGGCCGGTGCCCGCCGAGGCCGGCCCCGGGGCCTTCCGGGACGATGCGCGGCTTCTCGCCTCGCTGGACCGGATCAGGACGCGGGGCTACGCGCTGGGCCATGAGGAGTGCGCGGCGGGGTGGAACGAGTGTGCGGCGCCGGTCACTTGGGACGGGCTGGTGATGGGCTCGGTGCTGGTGATGAAGCCCAAACAGGTCATGACGCGGTGTCCGGTGACCGTCATCGGGGCGGTGGAGCAGACGGCGGCGGCGCTGGCCGATCTGGGGCGTGGCAGTCCGGCCGAGCCGGATGAAAATGATTCGAGACTGAAGTAA
- a CDS encoding response regulator transcription factor: MSDRGGLAVVPDIPAPNWTRELERVPLLSVREAQAFALLGAGWSNRRIALRLQVTERTVKAHVASILAKLQVESRLQAGLVALSYRHLYQSTVPGRIVAG; this comes from the coding sequence GTGTCCGACAGGGGCGGTCTTGCCGTCGTGCCCGATATTCCCGCACCGAACTGGACGCGGGAGCTTGAGCGTGTGCCGTTGTTATCGGTCAGGGAGGCCCAGGCCTTTGCGCTGCTCGGCGCGGGGTGGTCCAACCGCCGTATCGCACTGCGGCTCCAGGTGACCGAGCGCACGGTGAAGGCGCATGTGGCGTCAATACTCGCGAAACTGCAGGTGGAATCGAGGCTGCAGGCCGGTCTCGTCGCCCTCAGCTACCGGCACCTGTACCAAAGTACAGTTCCCGGGAGGATCGTGGCCGGATAG
- a CDS encoding MFS transporter: MSDRSGPSVMNPVWTLVVSGLTVFMAALDNLVVITALPAIQKDLGTSLQDLEWTVNGYTLTFSVFLMAGAAAGDRFGRRRVFLAGLVVFTGASAAAALSGSADTLIAARAVQGLGAAVVMPLTLTLLTVAVPERRRGLALGVWGALSGLAVALGPLIGGAVVEKISWEWIFWVNVPIGVLVLVLGLWKLAESTRPDTSLDPVGTVLVSLGVFGVVYALVSTTEHGWSSGRVIGFLAGGLVVLALFVGWELRTAEPMLPMRLFRNRAFSAVNAASLLMFAAMFGLVFLLTQFMQNIQGFSPLEAGVKMLPWTAMPVLVAPLAALLTARLGNRLVVAAGLLFEAVGLGWLASVVSADTAYADQVPGLVLGGIGLGLFFSPVAEMAMSIVAPRDQGIASGANNTFRELGGALGVAVLTSVFTTLGGYGSPQEFVDGLRPAAWIGAGIAALGCLAILTAPRGRTVPGETKVISSGAAEDSYTGNLPSRSRN, encoded by the coding sequence ATGTCTGACCGTTCCGGCCCGAGCGTAATGAACCCCGTGTGGACGCTGGTGGTGTCCGGACTCACCGTCTTCATGGCCGCCTTGGACAACCTCGTCGTCATCACCGCGCTGCCCGCCATCCAGAAGGACCTGGGCACCAGCCTCCAGGACCTGGAGTGGACGGTGAACGGCTACACCCTCACCTTCTCGGTCTTCCTGATGGCCGGTGCGGCCGCCGGGGACCGGTTCGGGCGCCGCCGGGTCTTCCTGGCCGGCCTCGTCGTCTTCACCGGGGCCTCCGCCGCCGCGGCGCTGTCCGGCAGTGCGGACACCCTGATCGCCGCCCGGGCCGTACAGGGCCTCGGGGCGGCCGTGGTGATGCCGCTGACGCTGACGCTGCTGACCGTCGCCGTCCCCGAGCGCCGGCGCGGTCTCGCGCTGGGCGTCTGGGGCGCCCTCAGCGGGCTCGCGGTCGCGCTCGGCCCGCTGATCGGCGGGGCCGTGGTGGAGAAGATCTCCTGGGAGTGGATCTTCTGGGTCAACGTGCCGATCGGCGTGCTGGTGCTGGTGCTCGGCCTCTGGAAGCTGGCCGAGTCCACCCGCCCGGACACCTCGCTCGACCCGGTGGGCACCGTCCTGGTCAGCCTCGGGGTGTTCGGCGTGGTCTACGCGCTGGTGTCCACCACCGAACACGGCTGGTCCAGCGGCCGGGTGATCGGCTTCCTGGCCGGCGGCCTGGTGGTCCTCGCGCTCTTCGTCGGCTGGGAGCTGCGCACCGCCGAACCCATGCTGCCGATGCGGCTGTTCCGCAATCGCGCGTTCAGCGCGGTCAACGCGGCCAGCCTGCTGATGTTCGCGGCCATGTTCGGACTGGTCTTCCTGCTCACCCAGTTCATGCAGAACATCCAGGGCTTCTCGCCGCTGGAGGCGGGCGTGAAGATGCTGCCGTGGACGGCGATGCCGGTCCTCGTCGCCCCGCTGGCGGCGCTGCTGACCGCCCGGCTCGGCAATCGTCTGGTGGTCGCCGCGGGCCTGCTGTTCGAGGCCGTGGGGCTGGGCTGGCTGGCGTCCGTGGTCAGCGCGGACACCGCCTACGCCGACCAGGTGCCCGGTCTGGTGCTCGGCGGAATCGGCCTCGGGCTGTTCTTCTCGCCCGTCGCGGAAATGGCGATGAGCATCGTCGCACCCCGCGACCAGGGAATCGCCTCGGGCGCCAACAACACCTTCCGGGAGCTCGGCGGCGCACTCGGCGTCGCGGTGCTCACCTCCGTATTCACCACACTGGGCGGATACGGCTCGCCCCAGGAATTCGTGGACGGGCTGCGACCCGCCGCCTGGATCGGCGCCGGAATCGCCGCCCTCGGCTGTCTGGCCATTCTCACGGCACCGCGCGGCCGCACCGTACCCGGCGAAACGAAGGTGATTTCTTCGGGAGCCGCCGAGGATTCCTACACGGGAAACCTCCCGAGTCGGTCGCGCAACTAA